The Rhopalosiphum maidis isolate BTI-1 chromosome 2, ASM367621v3, whole genome shotgun sequence genome segment aatttttcatttaattcctcaagtatttttagattatcacACAATTCTGATTGCTCtttgattgtatttaattgCATATCTAGCTGTTTTCTGTTTTCATttctaataaacataaatgatacattataggtatacaatttttttagaatatacattatacaatttgtaaaaattacagTGAAGTTCTCAGTAAATCAAGTTCATCCAACaaagtttgatttttattacttatttcattatatttttcatttatagatttattttgatttataagcTGTACATTTTCATCTTTCATCTCTCCAAATTTGGTTTCAAAATtttgactaaaataaaaaaatctattatttagcAAATACGCAttgatttactatttattttatattattatgatttacttaagattaaatactatttctttttcttcatttaattttatgtttgcaTCATTCAGTTTTTCAgacaaaaaatgattctaaaaaaattaaaatttttatatttatattaatatacgtaaatcttatattattgataagtgtaagtaataataatagctataatacagtaaattgatacttttatttttcatgatcTATTACATTTAGAGATTACagaagaaaatattgatattttttacttaaactatgttataataaataatatattaaacttacttCTTTTTTTAAGCATTCTATTTCATTAGTACGTTcttgtaaatttgttttaaaagtaaCTATATCTAAAGAATACTTATTTTCCAACATTTCCAAATCTTGTTTTGTTCTTATCTTTTCCAATGTCactataaaaagaaattatattgaacaattctaataaaaaatgtaatattttgattattgctgttattctttttttatttatactgtttaatagcatataaaatggaattattcatttaaaatagtattttaccattttaaattgtaaattgaatGTAATATCTAGCcagatataggtataatttaatgtttttgttttagtagtttttcaagttatacataactaaaaaagtatatgCAATCGAGTCGCAATGACTCGAAGTTGAAAGGAGATAAGAATTTGCTtcgaaatatgtattatttgagaTATCTaacttgaatttatatttccagaggaataaaaacatttgagtTATTGCAACaactgtattttataagatagaaaaattttaattataaataaatatgggttttaattaattgattatgctaatttttaaaaacaaatgtggcagatttaaaatgttacctgttataattacatttgaaatgttcataataaaaatattgtttattagtattttatttaatactcaaattccagtaaaaaaatcttatgtgTTTATAGCACTCAATCAATTGATATGTAACAATTTCATGTCAACAAATATCTAGGTactattttaccattttttccAAATTAGGAAAAATGACTGAGAAAGATGAACACTGACCTTTTTTATGAAGctagttaacattttaacatttagagCTTTTTTTCTCCTATgtttgttattgtataataatgatgcatttttctatcaaaatatagttgaaatacttatatttattaatttttttgcgcactagatatattttttatgcataaaaataagaaatttgtaattatatttataaataataattacagtacCTTGCTTTAATGACTCATCAACAGTATCTGAAATACTCaaaattttttcttgaaatgtaGTAGTAGTTTGATCTACCATTGTCATGACATCTTTTTGTCTGGATCTTGCATTATCTATTGTGTCGCCAAGTCTGTTTAAACGTTCACAAATATTTGTGAAACTTGCATTAAGGCGGATACATGTATCATTTACTGATTTTgtcctaaaattaatattttagatagaaaatagatatttgacaattttttcacataaatatttgtaatataacaaaattttttaccaaacattcaataaataatttagattaatattattatttatagtaaataggtagataaactaaaaaataagagactattataaaaagattacattacaatatttatattttctaagacaatataaaatataataatattgaatacatgAAATTTAAACTTGTAATGTAGTAAACATTACaagtttgaatattaaatatcataatttattaaaaaatgcacaTTAATAAAACAGTGGTGGctgctaaaattaattttgggagccgcaaatttataaaactaattttaagcgAGCCAGAGTGTTaagatgtttataaaataattaaaatagttaatagttttattctaAACTTGATGTCAAGAGCCGCATGAGACTAACACAAGAGCCTCATTATGGCCACCCgtgtaatataaaatcgaGTTGCGAGGTTTACATTTactacaagaaaaaaatatgaatatggttctaaaaccaagaaaatttttttgtaaaaagtcATTACTtttccattatatttttacactgaTTATTCAGAACATAGTTGTTATTTTGAGAATTCATCATATTTGTATGCAAGGATTGAATGGTGTCATCCCTTTCACTTAATGCTTTTTCATATTCGGACATTTTTAAAGACatggttacatttttttgatctATGATCATGCGTTGCAAATCAAAGTATTTTACAGGATCACTGAGATTTCGATTAAAGTCATTTTCTAAGACTGATTGACTATTGTTCATGttctatagaaataaattataaataacattaaaacccCATTTTTACTAACCTatgataaataggtataatttattcttacagggtagatgatttttttaaataataattctaaatagatacctatttGAGTAAGTACCTCAAATatgaagttataaatatttcaatataattgtatacttacATTAAAACTATGAAAAGTTGTGTTATTTGACGAACTACTAGTTTTATCAAAttctttacaaatatttatcatattagcATTTTGATCTTGTTCattcattttgaaataatttcagTTAAAATATGGCTGGGGCCAATCAATTAATATCCAAAAAAAGGTTTTCAATGAAACACTAGACCAATACTATTGCATATAGGTACTATCAAGAAACTTTAATTCAAAGACCAATTGATctcttctaaaatatattttaactataaaaagtaaCAACACAAACCTAAACTACATATATGTAGGTTAAAAAATGACATGTGGTTATGAtaaagtattttgtatttataaattacttacttAAAGGCTTTCATCATCATTCATTCCATCATAGCTCattgactaatatttttttttcagtaggTACCTGTGCATAAGTcatgaaaataacaaaaaattattatggagTGATGAGTTGTAACTAACTTTGTAAGCAGTAAGCACTAAGTAGTAAGTTGTAACATgtaatttcttgaaaaacgataacatttattttaagaccTAAAACgtacattacaatttacaaaattataactagCAACTATGACAAaggaaaaatgttaaaaatatcaaaatggcGTTGAGCAAAAATACAGGAATGCAACATGACAGGAATAGACCAGTAAgacttagataaaataaataaatttaatgtattatacatccaTGCCATGTTACCATAGAATGTAAgtaaacagtaaatataaaatattgacccGTATATATGGCTAAACAACAATATGAACTGATCGCTCATGTACCCACATGGCTACGTCATAACATAATGGTACTTACTTGAGTTACTTGTGAGTTGAGTTACCAGCTA includes the following:
- the LOC113553784 gene encoding putative leucine-rich repeat-containing protein DDB_G0290503 isoform X3 — translated: MNEQDQNANMINICKEFDKTSSSSNNTTFHSFNNMNNSQSVLENDFNRNLSDPVKYFDLQRMIIDQKNVTMSLKMSEYEKALSERDDTIQSLHTNMMNSQNNNYVLNNQCKNIMEKTKSVNDTCIRLNASFTNICERLNRLGDTIDNARSRQKDVMTMVDQTTTTFQEKILSISDTVDESLKQVTLEKIRTKQDLEMLENKYSLDIVTFKTNLQERTNEIECLKKENHFLSEKLNDANIKLNEEKEIVFNLNQNFETKFGEMKDENVQLINQNKSINEKYNEISNKNQTLLDELDLLRTSLNENRKQLDMQLNTIKEQSELCDNLKILEELNEKLKKDNYTLKEQNEYLEQINTNLVEDNSNIKLCHRGIQEKTEKKFKDMCENYDNLLKLQEERYLDITEKLVLQKEKENKNQIEVIELKQEIETSNKTITGLQEELQANYVLIPELQNKIDDLNTNLVNSYQALRDSTKNLITEKNELEKEKNELENQSKEHFGQIEKLTANYMKYKSKAKQLYVEVMRLKYQCSRSEQKKKIQQLPALDTIEILSDEDNNNDISTNISSNVLKEINNAKQIENSLNSSFKSISLIPLDKNANKIKKKTKSTNIQKTAWTKPNSPVIMTAPSPKLQPKFNK